The DNA sequence CCGTTTACCTGTTATTCGAAGGACATCATCATTCTCAGCTAGCCAAGCAGCTTCTAAATCTGTGGAAGTCCCAAAGGGGCATCTAGTAGTGTATGTTGGAGAGAAACAGAAGCGGTTTGTGATCCCCGTTTCATACTTGAACCAACCTTCAATCCAAGATTTGTTGAGCCAAGCTGAGGAAGAGTTCGGATATGATCATCCTATGGGAGGTCTAACAATTCCTTGCAGTGAAGATGTCTTCCAACAAATCACTTCTCGCTTGAATTGACGATGAATCTCATGCTGTAGGAGGCTGACATAGATTAGTATAGCAATTTTGTAGAATAGGCAACTTGTAATTACACATTTTTCTAAGCAAATGAAAGAAGAATGACCATTACTATGAAAAGTTCAAAGTGTTTCCTCTGTTTTTTTGTTTAATGACCAGGAAAGAATTCAACTACTCTcgtatttcatttttttttcttttttaaacattttatCTTCTCTCTACAAACAGAACATCATGCAGTATCTAGTAGTAAGCAGCCTGGTGTAAGAAAAACCATACTTAATTGTTCATTTGTTCTCATAGATTGCACTAATTCaaagtatataaaattataatattttaaataaaagaatatgCATGGAAAACTATAGCTAAAGAAATTTCTTACACGGGATGTATGActcatttatttatatatgtcgGTTCTCTTATTTCTTTATTGAAGTTTTAGCCATGCCTTAACATTTTCAAGAAGCATGTTATGTGTTGCATTTAACTGATCTAAGTGCTATTTTCGTTGGCCAACAGAAGTttttaattgataaattttatatCTATTAGCCTAATAGGGGATTTAGACTATATGATTTTAGTAAGGTTCAACCACAAAATACTATTCACATGGTTCCTGCTTTTTGTAGAGAATATAATGATGTACCTTGTGATATATTGAATTGTTTGGCTAGGATGTGGGACCATATTTCCTGCCCTCCAAGTGCAGAAGAAGTTGGGATATAGTCACAAAATGTGGTCCTCTCTGGCATCCTATCCCTTTATTTAAGAGGTTATGTGATATGTTTTAAGCATGTCTGCAACATAAGAAGTAATCCATTAAATCAGCTTTGTATTTAACCATTTATTAGCTTCTCATCTGTCTCTTTCTAAAGGTGGCATCAGTGTTTGGCAAGAAAGAACTCTCAAATTTCAAGTAACCTTTCATAAATACAAGGAGGACAATACCGTGTGGCCTCTCATTAGACCTTTGAAATGTAGAAATTGATTTCCAGTTATATGCATACTACCTGTTGGTCTTGGATTTATTAACTGCTTTTGAAAGGTAGAAATTGATTTCCAGTTATAtggttaaataaaataaattggatTCAAATTTGGATAATTAAATGTTCccttcacttttttttttctttctttctgaATTCTGAATTCTGAATTCAATATTGctttttttatggttttataGTATTTTCACTTTCATAAGAAAATTGCTGAAGTTTGTGACATTCAATCATGGAATGTCTCAAGCTTGTGTTACTTTTTACAATGACATGGAATGCCTCTCTTCCTTTACTTTTAATGTAAGAAAACTGTGAGTTCTAAACAGATTTTCAGTTGTACTTTCAAAAAGCAATTCAAAACTCTAATTTAAATGAAACGAATCATCAACTTAAGTCAATTTCTTCAAAACAACGTTGAACTTAATTTTGATTTGCTGCATAAATATATAAGAGATCATTCAGATTCAACAAaagccaaaaataaaaaatataaaagaagtTAACAAATGAGATGCAATAACTTTCTCTCATTCATGTTCATTTTTACACTTTCAAAAGGAATGATACAATGAAGAGACCAAAATGGACAATcttcaaaacaaaaagaaagagcCTTCTGTACAAAATGTCTCAGCTAATCTATGTCAGTCTCTATGAGCAAAATTTACTGCCCACTTAATTGACAAGTGAGGTTCAGGAAGGCATCCTCGCTGCAAGGAATTGTGAGACCGCCAGTTGGGTGATCATAACCGAATTCTTCTTCTGATTGGCTTAGTAACTCTTGAAATAAAGGTTGGTTCAAGTAATATACAGGAATCAGAAACCTCCTCATCTTATCTCCCACATAGACTGCAAGATAGCCTTTTGGAACATTAGTCCCTTTTGATGCAGAAAGTGATGCCTTTCTAATACTTGGAATGCGAAAAGCCATTGTTCTTGAAGGATTTGTATAAGAGAAATATGTGAGTTTTGATACTTTAGGAGATGCAACTGATTTGTATTGGTTGAGAACACAAGAAGTAGTGTATATATAGTTTGCTATCCTGAAGAAATAATTTTAATGAAGCTGTAAAATGGGGTCTACAAAGTGAGAAATGATCACAAGATGTCACATGGTATTGTCTTGGAAATTTCTATCAAAGGTTAGGTCTCTATCTATCCACTTGTAGTTGTGGTAAAGCTACTCCATCAAACATGTTTTAGAGTTTAGACATCTCACATGTTTCTTCAGATAGACATTTATAGCTCTGAAAAACTGTTCTGAGGCCAGAACAGAACCAAAAGTTGGCCTCACAAGACAATATGGGCCTCAGCTTTTCAAGTACACCAGATTATAAACAAAACTCCGTGGTATTTGCGAACCATGGGCAATTAGATTTTCTCTTGCATAAAtaagttaaaattttttggcCTGCCCTCTAATGAGGACAATACCATGTGATCTCTTACATGCCTTTGTCTCCTAATATGTCCCATCTGATAGCCTTCCTCCACCAATCATTCAAGTAGCTACATGTTTAccatgtccaaaaaaaaaaagtagctACATGTTTATAACATATCCTTCCATCTATATAAATATTCATGGTTGAAAGCATTTAGGACCAACATAATTCATTCACATCCTCGAGCAATAAGAAACTCAAAAGCTTGTATCTTATTTACAAGTCATTTCTAAGACTGGTCTTTCATCAACACATACAAAAATGGGTTTTCGTTTTGCTGGTATCAGAAGAAAGCTATCATTTAATTCAAACCAAGCATCTTCAAAGGCTTTAGAAGTCCCAAAAGGCTATCTTGCTGTCTATGTTGGAGAGAACATGAAGCGGTTCGTGATTCCCATTTCGTATTTGAACCAGACTTCATTTCAAGAATTACTAAGCCAAGcagaagaagaattcggataTGATCATCCAATGGGTGGTCTCACTATTCCATGCAGTGAGGAAGCCTTCTTGGACCTCACTTCTTGCTTCAACTGACTATAAGTAATTCTAAAGAAGACTGACATAGATTAGTTGAGACACGATTTTGTAGTGGAAACTAGTAGCTATCATGTTAGTGAGATGTCAAGGATGTAAATATATATCAGATTCTTTTTGCAATTTCAATGAATTTATAAACTTCATCACTAATTACTTATAGATTCTATTTCTTTGGTATATTCTCTTCAATTTTGTTTATTCCTTTGTTGTATTGCTACTACTGTggtattaaaaaaatgtttactAATTTATAATGGCATGCTGCAGAATTTTACTTTCTAAAACACATAAGCACTCCACCTTGTAAATCAGTGAAATGGAGGAGAGAAGCATATGGTTAAATTTCATAAATTAGATTCAAGTTTGGATTTTGGATAATTCAATGTTTCCTGCAATTTGATTATGGTCTTTTGTTTTAGATACACTAAGTTATTTCTCTAGAATACAGAGAAAGTAGTGTCATTGATGAAATCCAAATTCTATCATTCCCTATAGCAATTTCTTCCAGCCATCTAACTAAAATTGTTGAAAAATAACTCTTGCTTGGTTAAGCCCTTGATTGAATCCTCATTGAAATTCTAAAATTCTATCAACATGAGGGCTACATTTTATTAGACAGTCCTCAAAGCTAGTCTCTGACtctcttcttctaattttttttaatttctttttttatttttaaaacaatGGCATGGAAgtgcttcttctttctttacttttattataAGAAAACTAAGTCCAGGCCTTAACTGATTTACAATAGTGATTTCAAACCACTGTTAAGAAACTGTAACTTAAATGTTTGAACGAAATGAGCCATCGAAGTTGGCAATCATCGAACTTAGATAGCCTaacatattttaagttttaaactggaacttaattCTGATGTTGTTGCATAAATAAGAGATAATGCAGATTAAAACAAAGCCAAAAGGTAGTTTTAACAATGAGATGCAATAACTTTCTCATTCATATAGCATTTTTACACTTTCAAAGGAATTATAGAATCTTCAAGGTATAAAGACAAAAGAGCCTTCTGTACAAAATCTCAACTAATCTATGTCAATCTCTATTAGTTTTTTATTGCCCACCCAACTGAGAAGTGAGACTTAAGAACTCATCCTCACTGCATGGAATTGTGAGACCACCGGTTGGATGATCAtatccgaattcttcttctgCTTGGTTTAGTAATTCTTGAAATGAAGGCTGGTTCAAGTAACATACAGGAATCACAAACCGCCTCATCTTATCTCCCACATAGACTGCAAGATAGCCTTTTGGAACATTAGTCCCTTTTGATGCAGAAAGTGATGCCTTTCTAATACCTGGAATGCGGAAAGCCATCGTTTCTTCTTGTtgttcaaaagaaaaaagaaatagatTGTTCTTGAAGGATTTGATTGAGAGAAATATGTGAGTACTGATACTTGAGGAGATGCAACTGATTTGTGTTATTTGAGAACACAAGAAGTAGTGTATATATAGTTGCCATCCTGAAGAAATAATTCTGATGAAGCTGTAAAATGGGGTCTACATACTGAAATGATCACAAGAGATCACATGGTATTGTCTTGGAGGTCTCTTTCAAGGACTTGAAAATTAAGTGAGAGTTCATACATCATACCCCACCTTCTGACATAATTGCCAAGAGATTATGCATGTCAAATCAAAGACATCTAAATTAATGCTTGTTCAAGCATTGTAGTTATACTAAAGATACTGAATCAGACATGCTATAGACATATCTCATGTTTCTTCAGATAGACATTGCTATTGACAATGAAATCTGTAAACCTTGGCCACAACTCTGAACCAAACTTAAGCACATCCTCACAAACCAATGTGAACCTGATTTTTCAAGTACACCAGATTTTTAGAAACATATCCCTTGGAATCCGCAAACCATAGACAACATGATCTAATTTGTGTTGGCCTCCCCTTCATAAGGTAGACTTTGAATTATGTACTTATTACAGGTTTGAGAAAATCCCCCAAGAGAACACCATGTGACCTCTTAAATTCCCTTGTCTCCTAATAGGTCCCATTTCATAGCCTCCTCCACAACCAACCATTCAATTACCAATTTTACAACATATCCttcatctatatatatgttcaTGGCTGCAAGCATTTGGCAACAACACAAGTCATTCACATCTTAAAGCATAAGAAACTCAAATACTTGCATCTTATTTACAAGTCATTTGAAAAACTAGTCTTTCTTCAACACATACAAAAATGGGTTTTCGTTTATCCGGTATCGTAAGAAAGGCATCATTTACTTCATCTTCAAAAGCTATGGAAGTGCCAAAGGGTTATCTTGCAGTTTACATTGGAGATAAAATGAAGCGGTTTGTGATTCCTATATCATACTTGAACCAGCCTTCATTTCAAGATTTGCTAAGTCAAGCTGAGGAAGAATTTGGGTATGATCATCCAATGGGTGGTCTCACAATTCCTTGTGAAGAAAATATGTTCTTAGAAATCACTTCTCGCTTGAGTTGATGCTAGCACCATCAAGATTAGGCTGACTTAGAAATAGATTACTTAACAcaattttttgtaacaatttctTACCCTGAGAAACATTTTCTCCATTTTTTGTATCCTACTATTAAACTCAATGAGAAATTTATGCACATAAACAAATGTTTCCCATTTTCTCCTTAAATCTAAATGTATTGTTAAGTTCAAAGGCAATAATAAGGTGAAAGTGCGGTTCataaaatcaattttcatgatgtggtttacaataaaagaaaaggaaagcagCAGATAACTTTCATGATTTAATAATGATGATGCTATACTCCTAAGTAAAAAAGTTATTATAAGAAAATCAGTAACTAAGTATGAATTTGCataatattagttttaataATGAGAACGTTTTTGGTCAGTTCAATTATCCAACTATCACTATAGGATGATTAAACAGCTTCAAGAATCAGTCCCTGTATTTGCCATGTCCCACTTTGCTTTTATCTGTCTTTGAAATCTCTATGGACCCTTCCCAGTCTGTACATAGTGGTCACTAAAATGTGGCCTCTGAAATTACAATTGAGATTGAAACACTAATCCAGTTGTATTCCATAATGTGATGTTAACATTGTATTATGAGTTACATTTGTTTGCTGCTATCAACTAATGACCCCATTTCTTCATGTGACTGAGGCCCCATTTTTTCTATGACAGATGATTCCTCAATTTTGAGTCACACAGCATCCTCACATGAACATGTTATTTGGTTTGAGGGCCACAACAAAATTATATGCAAGTGACTGGTTCCTCACTGATCCATATTCACCACAAAAGCATCTGAAGATATCTTAATCCACTTATTCATTGCCATATTTCCTTCTTTCCAATAATGTCAGTTTAACAAATCAAATAAACTTTATATCCAAAATAACCAAATAGACTAAGGGCCAGTGACTTGTATAACAGCTGTCATGAGTATGAAGCTAAAACCATTATCAAACTTTCCACTTTTGGTCTTTCTTGGTATGATACAATGGTTTTTACAAAAATtcagaataataaaaaggaatctaACTGTTGTATGATCTttatccaagaaaaaagaaggaatTCAATGCATGTATAAGTTTAAATCCATAGTCTGATTGGAGCATACTATGAACTTTATGAACATATATACTAGCATGTTATCATGTATGTTATGTTGGTTCTCTTTGTAACACTACTTTTCAAAGTCAATCTGGTATAAGTTGGCACCTCACAGATGCATGTCAACATCAATGTCAATCTAAGAGAACGTGTGATGTCTAAAGCATATCTACTAATAGATTATGTATGGTTTAATGCATGGACATATTTTTGGTGTCACATATGCTATGCATATGTCTTTGCTTTCAAGAAGGCAATTTGTTAGCCACTGTATCAGAAAGTGGGGGTATGCAATCCTTTTCAACTTAGCAAATCCATAGAAACACCTCCAAGACAATGCCATGTGATCCCTTATCACTCATCAAAAATAATTTCAGTTGGAAATTGATTTAAAGGTTCCCTACTTCCCTTAGCATCTATATATACCAAATTTCTTGAGATTCTAAAGCAACACAAGTTATTTGCATCCTCAAGTATCCTAACTCAAATACTTATTTCTCATATAAGTTCTTTGAAAAAACCACTATACAACATGGGTTTTCGCATTCCAAGTATTAAAAGGGCAGCAAAAACAATTTCCAAGGGAACTAATGTACCAAAAGGCTACCTTGCAGTCTATGTTGGAGACAACATGAGGCGGTTCGTGATTCCGATATCACATTTGAACCAAACTTTATTTCAAGGATTGTTGAGTCAAGTTGGAGAAGAATATGGATATGATCATCCAATGGGTGGTCTCACAATTCCGTGCAGTGAGGATAAGTTTCTAAACATCGATTGTCGCTTGAATAGGATGTAGATCATGCTATTAGGATGTAGATAAATTAGTTGAGAGACATATTTGTACCGAAGGCACTTCATTCTTTTTCTTATGGGCACTTTCCATTTTGCTTTCATTCCTATGGAATTGTAAAAAGGATTTTCTGAATGAGAAAGTAGTTATGGCAAGATAGTTTTGCAACTTAAAACACTTGTTGCTATTGTTATATCTCAATTCTCTAATGAACTAACTCGTTTAAATGAGATACTGAACAAGTGAATATAGATAATCAGTCTAACAAAATGAATGGTTCTTGCAAAAATTAAGTTCCAAAGGgaaatttattatatatcttGAGGGTGGTCCCAGCTTCCTTGAACTCACCCCAAAAATTTCTCTTGAATGATTTATCTCGAACAATTGAATTTAGAAAACTATGAAGTTGCACCACTTCTTTGACAAACAAATCAACTACTTCCTTGGCTATGTAAAGGTATGCTAGACTAAAAAAATGAGCATATTTAGTCATCCTATCCACAACCACCAAAATAGTGTCTATTTCCAAAGCCTTGGGCAATCGCCCAATGTAGTCCATAGATACACATCAGACCAAACATTTATGGGAATTGGTAATGGTTATAACAGGCTAGCAAGTAGCAATGTCTGGTGCTTATTCCTTTAGCAGACCTCACATTCTTTGATGTATTGCAGAATTTGTCTTTTCACCCTTCCCAATACATCACTGCAGAAATTCTCTTATAGGTCCGAAAGTATCCAAAATATTCACCCACATTTGTATCATGAAATTCTTTGAAATAATTAGGAGACAAAAGAAGAATCTTTCCGTTCCTAATAATGAGACCATttgctctttctcttttatcttctatttctttctttgcattAGTTTTCTCAGGGCATTCAACAGTTTGCATAGATGTGTATGTGTTATTTCAACCAGAGCAATCTGAGGGCATGCTCTTGTTGCATGCCTCCTAAATCCATTATCTATAGCTTTCaacttaataataatttatcatGCTAGTTGGCTGTTTCACCTTGCTATTGAGTTGCATGAACTGAAATGTCGGAGACTATGATCTATTATTGGCCGCCATTGTTTGAAAAGGTGGGGGACGCACTTAGCACGACCCCATCCTTTAACCCCCTTCAACaattatttctcttataaatacACTTTCTCTTGCCTTCAAAAACAACACAACATAAGTCACTGGCAATCTGAAGATCAATACTTGAACACATTCTTCTTAAGCTCTAGAGATTTTCCTTGCTCTTTCATTCCCTACATACACAAGACAAATGGTTTTCCGGTTTCCTGTCATCCAAAAGGCAGCATTCTCAGCTAAGCAATTTCAAAATCCGTAGAAGTCCCAAAGGGTTATCTTGCAGTGCATGTCgaagagaataaaaaatgtttaatcCCCATTTCATATTTGAACCAACATTCATTCCAAGAGTTGTTGAGTGAAGATGAGGAAGAGTTTGGATATAATCATCTCAAGGGAGGTCTGAACAATTCCTTGCAGTGAAGATGTATTCCACCAACTCACATCTCCCTCGAGTCGAGACTGATGAAGAATCTCAGACTCTTGAGACTAATTGACATAGATTAGCATACATGTCATAATAGATTAATATAGAGAATTGGAATGACAAATTCAAAGAGTGtgtactgttttttttttcttttttttttgtataaacaAATTGACAATGAATTCAATCACTTAATTGTTTTTTGTTTATCTATAACATCTTTCAATTATCTCGAAGCAATTAGCAGCCTATATATGCAAATTTACTAGTATGAGAAAAACCAAATTTGGCTTCTCTAATAAATTTCAAGCATGAGCAGAACACATCAAGGAAAGAAAAACTGTTTTGGAACCAAGTGATCCTTCACCATTTCAACTTCATATAGACAACTATACCATCAAACTTCAATATTTTAGAGGAAAAAATTAGCAGACAACATCGTTTTGCAACATAAGCAGGAAGCATAACATCCTATCCGATAAACATAATGGATTTTATCGAGTCATAAGGACTAAGATCCTTCATCACAATTCAATTTCGTAGGTCCACATCTAGCATTACATTTCAATTTTGTTGGATAGAAAAATCCAGCTATATCATACATCACCACAATCTGATTTTGCAGTCATATATAGGTCAAACATATTACTCTTCCACACATTTCATTTTTCTAGGCTCACAAGAATAGTGAATATTGTCCCACAATTTTACTATCCACAAATCATTACACAGCTTTTCTCAAAggacaaaattttaatttgatccAATAGTAAGTGAACAAAAAAACTAAATCATCACAAAAGACTTGAAATGACTCTGCAACTAAGTTGTCATGCTGTAAAAGTTTATATCACAAATTGATAATGAATTAAATCactcaattatttttttgataacATCTTTCAATTCTTGAGTAGCAGCTTATATATGCAAAGTTACTTGTAGAGAGAAAAGCCATATTTCACTATTCAATGTTCTAATAAATCTCAAAACATAGAACAATAACACATCAGAGAAAGAAAACTCTATTTCGGAGCCAAGAAATCCCTCAACACATTTCAACCACATTGGAGCCAAAAGATCCATCGCCATATTTCAGCGTCACAAGGTAAATTATACCATCAAACTTCAATATTCATAGGTCCAAAAAGCCAAATAACATCATTTCGCAACATAAGAGTCAAGCATATCATCATATCCGATTTTTTCAGGTCATAGGGATCCTTCATCACAATTCAATTTCGGGTCATAGGGCCTAAGATCCTTCATCACAATCCAATTTTGCAAAGCCACATATATCATCAATACAATTTTATCAAGTCATAGGGACTGATCCTTCATCACAAATTCACAATCCATAAGGCCACATATGTCATTACATTTCAATATGATTGGACAGAGCCAACTAAATAACCTTTCCACACTTTTCAGTTTTCTAGGATCATAAGCATCATGAACATTATTGCACAATTTTACCATCAACAAATCATTACAACTTTTTCAAGGGGAAAAAATCTTATTTGATCCacatagtaaaaaaaaattcatcacAAAAGAATTGAAACAATTCTGCAACAAATTCTTTTCCCAAATGGCTCAAGCATACAAGGTGCAAGGTAGAATtgaaataaattcaaaatccaGTGTCCCATCCAAATCCAAATCATAAAAATGGAAGAGAAAATTGTGCATCCTAGAACTTCCAAACCCAAATGGCAAAACTTAGTTGCCCGTAAATTCAATAACAGAAAAATAGTTGGGGAAATAAAGAAAAACTAACTTTTCCAAAACCAACTCATCCCCAAGATAATAAAAAGATAGCACTAATAATCAAAAGCaaaccttttttcttttttaagacATGAATATATTGCATAAGAGCAACGATTTGCacacaaaattttgtaaaacacagaTTGACAATGAATTCAGTCACTCaattattttctgtttatccATAACATTTTTCAACAAAATAATTATCTATGACACCTTTCAGTTCTTGAGAGCTTATATGCAAAGCTACTTGCAATAAGAAAAACCATATTTAACTGTTAACTGTTCTGATAAGTTTCAAAGCATGAACAAAAGCACATCGGAGAAAAGAAATACTATTTTGGAGACAAGAGATCCTTCACCACATTCAAACCACACTGGAGACAagaaaaacccttcaccaaatTTTAAGGTCATAGGGTGACTATCCCATCAAACTTCAATATTCATGGGTCCAAAAAAGCAAAATAACATCATTTTGCAACATAAGGGTCAAGCATATTATCATATCCGATATATTCGGGTCATAGGGGATAAGATCCTTCGCCACCATTCGATTTCATAGGACCACGCATCATTGTATCTGATATTTTAGGGTCATAGGGACTATGATCCTTCATCACAATTCAATTCCATAAGGCCACACATTATTGCATCCGATTTTCTTGAGTCATAGGGACTAAGATACTTTGCCACAATTCAATTTCGTAGGGCCACATATATCATCTTATCCGGTTTTATCGGGTCATAGGGACTAAAATCTTTCATCACAATTCATAGGGTCAGGTCATAAGGAATAAAATCCTTCATCACAATTCATAGAGCCACATATATGGTTACATATATCATTGGACAGAAAAAGCCAAGTATATTACCCTTCCACACATTTTAGTTTTCAAGGGTCACAAGAATCATGAAAATTATCGCACAATTTTCCCATCAACAAACCATTACACTACTTTTTCAAGAGACAACATCTTATTTGATCCACATAGTAAAAAAATTCATTGCAAAAGAATTGAAACACTTCTGCAACTAAGTTTGTCCTGCTATAAAAGTCAATCATATATCATTCTGCGATAAATTCTTTTCCCAAACGGCTCAAACATTGCATTGTGCAAGGTagaattgaaataaatttaaagtCCAGAGTCACATCCAAATcataaaaagaagagagaaaaaaacaGAGCATCCCAGAACTATCAAATGGCAAAACTCAATTGCCCGAAATTCAATAGCAGAAAAATAGCTTGGGAAATAAAGAAAAACCAACTTTTCCAAAACCAATTCATTCCCACGATAATCAAAAACTAACATCACAATTAAAAAGCAaaccctttttcttttctcggACTTGAAAATATTCAATAACAGCAATgatttgcaaaaaaaaaaaaaaacatctttaCAATGGACCCCGACGTTAAGTAGCAAAATGCAAAAGATTTGAACAGAGAAACATCTTTATAAAGAGAACCAACAAAAAAAGAGGGGGAGGGGGGGAGATCCATCCCCATTACCGAAACGTGAAGAtaataaagtttcttctcctacCATT is a window from the Arachis stenosperma cultivar V10309 chromosome 3, arast.V10309.gnm1.PFL2, whole genome shotgun sequence genome containing:
- the LOC130967507 gene encoding auxin-induced protein 6B-like, which codes for MGFRLPVIRRTSSFSASQAASKSVEVPKGHLVVYVGEKQKRFVIPVSYLNQPSIQDLLSQAEEEFGYDHPMGGLTIPFQSTGLSSTHTKMGFRFAGIRRKLSFNSNQASSKALEVPKGYLAVYVGENMKRFVIPISYLNQTSFQELLSQAEEEFGYDHPMGGLTIPCSEEAFLDLTSCFN
- the LOC130967509 gene encoding indole-3-acetic acid-induced protein ARG7-like, with the protein product MAFRIPGIRKASLSASKGTNVPKGYLAVYVGDKMRRFVIPVCYLNQPSFQELLNQAEEEFGYDHPTGGLTIPCISKLTYFSYTNPSRTMAFRIPSIRKASLSASKGTNVPKGYLAVYVGDKMRRFLIPVYYLNQPLFQELLSQSEEEFGYDHPTGGLTIPCSEDAFLNLTCQLSGQ
- the LOC130968247 gene encoding auxin-induced protein 10A5-like, whose protein sequence is MGFRLSGIVRKASFTSSSKAMEVPKGYLAVYIGDKMKRFVIPISYLNQPSFQDLLSQAEEEFGYDHPMGGLTIPCEENMFLEITSRLS